Proteins co-encoded in one Spirosoma endbachense genomic window:
- a CDS encoding fatty acid--CoA ligase, which produces MIQTKLIPRTTEAFEPPMLIKNLLAESLKYEPHREIVYRDLFRMNYVEFNRRVRRLANVLTGLGVKPGDTVAVFDWDSHRYLECFFGVTSIGAILHTVNVRLSPAQILYTMNHAQDKVVLMHEDFLPILNAVKDQLTTVETFVLISDKVYTDLNAIGQVPTGFSGEYEALLRDVSDHYDFPDFDENTWATTFYTTGTTGNPKGVYFSHRQLFLHTMGLLTYLIGYEALPFKSRTDVYMPITPMFHVHAWGFPFLATLMAAKQVYPGKYEPAMLCKLIVTEGVTLSHCVPTILNMIVNSPLAQQYHDNFSRWSVLIGGSALTKGLARAALNLGINVTAGYGMSETAPILSVVYLNDSERTLPVEEQVEFRTRAGRIAPFVEARLVDEDGQFLPHDGETLGEIVVRTPWATQGYYNDPERGAELWRGGWLHTGDVASITPDHWIMVADRTKDVIKTGGEWVSSLDMEDALSQVEGVAESAVIGLPDDRWGERPHALIVQKPGYNLTTEGIKAGLQSRIDRGELHKWYMPDRILFVPEIPKTSVGKIDKKRIRSEMKEQILS; this is translated from the coding sequence ATGATCCAGACGAAACTTATTCCCCGCACTACCGAAGCTTTTGAGCCACCGATGCTTATAAAAAACCTATTGGCAGAGTCGCTTAAGTATGAACCGCATCGTGAAATCGTTTACCGGGATTTATTCCGAATGAACTATGTCGAGTTTAACCGGCGTGTTCGGCGGCTGGCTAATGTACTGACGGGTCTTGGCGTTAAACCGGGCGATACAGTTGCGGTGTTCGACTGGGATAGTCACCGGTATCTGGAGTGCTTTTTTGGCGTGACAAGTATAGGCGCTATTCTACATACGGTCAACGTGCGGCTCTCACCTGCTCAAATTCTGTATACGATGAACCACGCGCAGGATAAGGTCGTGCTGATGCATGAAGATTTCCTGCCCATTCTAAATGCGGTAAAAGATCAGCTAACAACCGTCGAGACGTTTGTTTTAATAAGCGATAAAGTTTACACGGACCTTAATGCGATTGGGCAGGTTCCAACTGGGTTTTCAGGTGAATACGAAGCATTACTCCGAGACGTATCTGATCATTATGATTTCCCGGATTTTGACGAAAACACCTGGGCAACAACATTTTATACGACCGGTACAACCGGTAATCCGAAAGGAGTTTACTTCTCCCATCGGCAGTTGTTCTTGCACACAATGGGCCTGCTTACGTATCTGATTGGCTATGAAGCACTGCCATTTAAATCGCGCACGGATGTATATATGCCCATTACGCCCATGTTTCATGTGCATGCCTGGGGATTTCCGTTTCTGGCCACACTTATGGCAGCGAAACAGGTATATCCGGGTAAGTATGAACCCGCTATGCTCTGCAAATTGATTGTTACAGAAGGCGTTACACTTTCCCACTGTGTTCCAACCATTCTAAATATGATTGTCAACAGTCCGCTTGCACAACAGTATCATGATAACTTTAGCCGCTGGAGCGTACTGATCGGTGGTTCGGCATTAACAAAAGGGCTGGCCAGAGCCGCTTTGAATTTAGGCATTAATGTGACGGCAGGCTATGGCATGTCCGAAACTGCTCCTATCCTATCCGTAGTTTACTTAAACGATAGCGAACGGACCTTGCCAGTAGAGGAGCAAGTCGAGTTTCGCACACGTGCGGGTCGAATTGCACCATTCGTAGAAGCACGGTTAGTAGACGAAGACGGTCAGTTTTTGCCCCATGATGGCGAAACGCTAGGCGAAATTGTTGTACGAACACCCTGGGCAACGCAAGGTTACTACAACGATCCCGAACGGGGTGCTGAGTTATGGCGTGGTGGCTGGCTTCATACCGGCGACGTAGCCAGCATAACACCCGATCACTGGATTATGGTAGCCGACCGAACCAAAGATGTGATCAAAACGGGCGGTGAATGGGTATCATCGCTCGATATGGAAGATGCTTTATCGCAGGTAGAGGGCGTAGCTGAATCGGCCGTAATTGGCTTGCCCGACGACCGCTGGGGCGAACGACCTCATGCGCTCATCGTGCAGAAACCCGGCTATAATCTGACTACAGAAGGGATCAAAGCAGGCTTGCAGTCCAGAATAGATCGTGGTGAATTGCATAAATGGTATATGCCCGACCGAATACTATTCGTGCCCGAAATTCCTAAAACGAGTGTAGGCAAGATTGATAAGAAGCGTATCCGATCAGAAATGAAAGAGCAGATACTTTCCTAA
- a CDS encoding alpha/beta hydrolase — MRISRTCYFAIVIVVAGSHWVRAQQAHVNLDWNPQKNTQNLVPFGANLISPDVRDDHTVTFRLKVPDAKQVSLTGGPLLLALGAKDPIPFQKAADGIWSLTVGPVKPDIYVYKFIIDGLTVPDPNNTLTGFADQPGYSNLVVHGDGPAYYDARPVPHGVVSRHIYHSDVLKGEREIYVYTPPGYTPKKKYPVLYLMGGSGELASTWSIDGRANFIADNLIAEGKMVPMLIAMPNNQVVHRSDPKHTEQTFPLIEEELKKQIVPFIDKTYSTRADRKGRALAGLSMGGRHTQLVGLKNLDLFSSFGILSAGDLETETVSAGFLNDPAANQKVDYLLVGQGTGEVTTIGKRAVALHEALQNHQIKHDYYVGGDGAHDWGTWRHLLYYRLLPSLWHK; from the coding sequence ATGAGAATAAGCCGGACTTGCTATTTTGCTATTGTAATTGTGGTAGCAGGAAGTCATTGGGTAAGAGCACAACAGGCGCATGTTAATCTGGACTGGAATCCTCAGAAGAATACCCAGAATCTGGTCCCGTTTGGCGCTAATCTGATTTCGCCTGACGTGCGCGATGATCATACAGTGACATTCCGGTTAAAAGTGCCTGATGCAAAGCAGGTTTCGCTAACCGGCGGGCCGCTTTTGCTGGCACTGGGGGCTAAAGATCCTATCCCATTTCAGAAAGCAGCCGATGGAATCTGGTCGTTGACCGTTGGGCCGGTTAAGCCCGATATTTACGTGTATAAATTCATTATTGACGGGCTAACTGTACCTGATCCGAATAATACCCTAACGGGCTTTGCCGACCAGCCCGGCTACAGCAATCTGGTCGTTCATGGCGATGGCCCGGCTTATTACGATGCACGCCCTGTGCCACATGGAGTGGTTAGCCGTCATATCTATCATTCTGACGTACTTAAGGGCGAACGCGAAATCTACGTGTACACTCCACCTGGTTATACCCCGAAAAAGAAATACCCGGTACTTTATCTCATGGGCGGAAGTGGTGAACTGGCATCGACGTGGAGTATTGACGGGCGGGCCAATTTTATTGCTGATAATCTGATTGCTGAGGGTAAAATGGTGCCGATGCTGATTGCGATGCCCAATAATCAGGTAGTGCACCGAAGCGATCCGAAGCATACTGAACAAACATTTCCGCTGATCGAGGAAGAGCTTAAAAAGCAGATTGTGCCCTTCATCGATAAAACATATAGTACACGCGCTGATCGAAAAGGCCGGGCATTGGCTGGTTTGTCGATGGGTGGTCGGCACACGCAGCTAGTGGGGCTTAAAAATCTGGATTTGTTTAGTTCGTTCGGTATTCTGAGTGCAGGCGATCTGGAAACAGAGACTGTCAGTGCAGGTTTTCTGAACGATCCAGCAGCAAATCAAAAAGTTGACTACCTCCTGGTAGGTCAGGGAACTGGCGAAGTAACGACCATAGGAAAGCGAGCGGTTGCGCTGCACGAAGCCCTGCAAAATCACCAGATCAAACACGATTATTATGTAGGGGGCGATGGAGCACATGACTGGGGAACCTGGCGCCATTTGTTGTATTACAGGCTCCTGCCCAGCTTATGGCATAAGTAA
- a CDS encoding hybrid sensor histidine kinase/response regulator — MVLIVDDRPENILPLKKILELHKFSVDTAESGEEALKKILKTNYSVIILDVQMPGMDGFEVANAITGFSRSKDTSIIFLSAVNTEKKFITKGYTSGGVDYLTKPVDPDILVLKVKTLHRLYEQQQELRAVQDSLRNEVDVRKQAQEELADRIQELRLVLASLPQMAFTVATNGRIEYVNEHWFSYSTNQTDFPQTHHDDEDISNEWPIYLEKGIEFTREVRLKEIASGAYRYHLLRIIPIKQQDVIVRWVGTFTDIHPQKLAAELLEEQVATRTRELLLKNSELETTNHELQQFTWVVSHDLKEPLRKIQLLHDLIKEKYLKENPEAISYLDRSIRSSARLSGLIDDLLSYSQLAMPAVFKPTDLNKLIDEVLVDFEDTISKQKAIITIDTLPIIDTIPGRIRQVFQNLISNALKFSRQDVAPIITISAEIIESKQIDSEPAPGGNFCRFLICDNGIGFDEKFLDRIFIIFQRLNNRTSYEGTGIGLAIAKKNIDKHNGLISAKSRVGEGTCFILILPVHQVNEPIVN; from the coding sequence ATGGTTCTTATTGTTGATGATAGGCCAGAGAATATTCTTCCGCTAAAAAAGATTTTAGAGCTTCATAAGTTTTCAGTCGATACCGCAGAATCAGGCGAAGAAGCGCTAAAAAAGATTCTTAAAACAAATTATTCCGTTATTATCCTGGACGTACAGATGCCCGGAATGGATGGCTTTGAAGTAGCCAATGCCATAACGGGGTTCAGCCGGTCAAAAGACACATCAATCATTTTTTTGTCGGCGGTCAATACCGAAAAGAAATTTATTACAAAAGGATACACCTCAGGCGGGGTCGATTATTTAACGAAACCAGTTGATCCTGATATTCTGGTCTTAAAAGTTAAAACACTGCATCGGCTCTACGAACAGCAACAGGAGCTAAGAGCAGTTCAGGACTCACTGCGAAACGAAGTTGATGTAAGAAAGCAGGCCCAGGAAGAACTGGCGGATCGAATACAGGAGCTTCGGCTCGTATTGGCTTCACTGCCACAGATGGCGTTTACGGTCGCTACTAATGGGCGAATCGAATATGTGAACGAGCATTGGTTTAGCTACTCGACCAACCAGACTGACTTTCCACAAACGCATCACGACGATGAAGACATTAGTAACGAATGGCCGATCTATCTAGAAAAAGGAATTGAGTTTACGCGCGAAGTGCGTCTGAAGGAGATCGCTTCCGGAGCGTATAGATACCATCTTTTACGAATCATACCCATAAAGCAACAGGATGTAATCGTGCGATGGGTCGGAACATTCACGGATATACATCCGCAAAAACTAGCTGCAGAGCTGCTTGAAGAACAGGTTGCAACCCGGACAAGAGAGCTATTGCTGAAAAATTCCGAGCTAGAAACCACAAACCATGAGCTTCAGCAATTTACCTGGGTCGTATCGCACGATTTAAAAGAACCGCTTCGTAAAATTCAGCTTCTTCATGACCTCATCAAAGAGAAATACCTGAAGGAAAACCCGGAAGCCATTTCGTATCTCGACCGATCGATCAGATCGTCGGCTCGTTTATCGGGTCTGATCGATGACCTGTTGTCGTATTCCCAATTGGCCATGCCTGCGGTGTTCAAGCCCACCGATCTAAATAAGTTGATTGATGAAGTTCTGGTCGATTTTGAGGATACTATTAGCAAACAGAAAGCAATTATCACTATAGATACATTACCAATAATCGATACCATTCCGGGCCGGATCAGGCAGGTCTTTCAAAACCTGATCAGTAATGCGCTTAAGTTTTCCCGACAGGATGTTGCCCCGATTATTACAATTAGTGCAGAAATCATCGAGAGCAAGCAAATCGATAGTGAGCCGGCGCCCGGCGGTAATTTTTGCCGCTTTCTAATATGTGACAATGGAATTGGATTCGACGAAAAGTTTCTGGACCGGATCTTCATCATTTTTCAACGGCTCAATAACCGGACCAGCTACGAAGGTACTGGTATTGGGCTGGCCATTGCTAAAAAGAATATCGATAAGCATAATGGGCTCATTTCGGCCAAAAGCCGTGTGGGCGAAGGAACATGTTTCATCCTTATTCTACCTGTTCATCAAGTGAATGAGCCCATTGTTAACTAA
- a CDS encoding response regulator has product MPRFSTSNSVIRQLQIVFSVSIVLLVVSLFAAYYSIQKLITNSQLVNHTNQVLIEAENIISYAKDAETGQRGYLITRDPTFLQPYNGAYDKVRSSYNTVNELTTDNATQQKTLSGIKSLYEAKFTQMQRVIDLARRYSAFMRDTSARNDEMVRGKKIMDDLRALVNRVKTDETKILETRIQQQQVYITYTPFLLLVAAAISIMITISTYIRIKKDLDDRIANQLEAEEKYRETTERINVMEDITTDIAEGNYSVRSQDIRDDELGRIGNALNTMAAALESTFRDLNAKNWLQTGTLTVSEAIRGERDLQKLAGNLITAINEYLNAPLGTVYIIDNASNFKLIGSYAANNAPPTVISGEGLIGQAIKSKKTLIVHDLPESYLTVNSSLGSTSPASVIIAPLIYADVCIGAIEIGLLRKPDPLEISFLESNLDALAIGVNSALDYVKLQNFLEETQAQSEELQAQHNELENVNAELEAQAQKLQASEEELRVQQEELQQTNAELEERSVLLEEKNEEIQRKAEELEISTRYKSEFLANMSHELRTPLNSILLLSRLLSENNEENLTLDQVDYAKVIQSSGNGLLGLIDEILDLSKIEAGQMKLEYLDVSVQEITDELQSLFGPLADEKQLEFKVDIAPNVPTVIETDKMRVGQILKNLISNALKFTSKGSVTLTIKRSPLTDASLLLEVKDTGIGIPPEKQQLIFEAFQQADGSTKRKYGGTGLGLSISRELAKLLGGEITLTSKVNEGSTFTVQLPLANVHGAVSTEPTYVSRSPEPAPIPAIEAEEPEAVNKFISTVIPESIPDDRNAITATDKTILIIEDDTNFAKSLLDYSRKKGYKVIVAVRGDEGLRLASIYKPLGILLDIQLPIMSGWQVMDALKADPQTRHIPVHIMSSHKLKKESLLKGAIDFVDKPVAFEQMQEVFKKIEYVLNRTAKKVLIIEDNPKHAKALAYFLETFNINSELKSNISEGVEALKREEIECVILDMGIPDKKSYDTLEEVKKNPGLENLPIIIFTGKSLSMAEELKIKKYADSIIVKTAHSYQRMLDEVSLFLHLVDENKKSSGTQTNKKKLGALSQILTNKTVLIADDDVRNIFSLSKALENYKMNVITALDGKEALLKLQENPTINLVLLDMMMPQMDGYETAKKIREHYQWKSLPIIAVTAKAMTGDRERCIQAGASDYITKPVDIDQLMSLLRVWLYERS; this is encoded by the coding sequence ATGCCCAGGTTCTCGACGTCAAATTCTGTCATAAGGCAACTGCAGATTGTTTTTTCGGTCTCCATCGTGTTGTTAGTTGTCAGCCTTTTTGCTGCCTATTATAGCATTCAAAAGCTAATTACAAACTCCCAGCTGGTCAATCATACCAATCAGGTTTTGATTGAAGCCGAGAATATAATTTCATACGCGAAAGATGCGGAAACTGGTCAACGAGGCTATCTGATTACACGTGATCCCACATTTTTACAGCCGTATAACGGAGCCTACGACAAAGTGCGTTCCAGTTATAATACAGTGAATGAACTGACCACCGATAATGCGACTCAACAAAAAACGCTTTCAGGAATAAAGTCCCTGTATGAGGCAAAGTTTACTCAGATGCAGCGGGTTATTGACTTGGCGAGACGTTATAGTGCCTTTATGAGAGATACCTCAGCGCGTAATGACGAAATGGTGCGGGGTAAAAAGATTATGGACGATCTCAGGGCACTGGTTAATCGGGTGAAAACCGACGAAACGAAAATACTTGAAACGCGTATCCAGCAACAGCAGGTTTACATTACCTACACGCCTTTTCTGTTGTTGGTAGCGGCTGCGATCTCTATAATGATCACCATCAGCACCTACATACGGATTAAAAAGGACCTTGATGACAGAATCGCGAACCAGTTAGAAGCCGAGGAAAAATACAGAGAAACAACGGAGCGTATCAATGTGATGGAAGACATCACAACCGACATTGCGGAAGGTAATTATTCGGTGAGAAGCCAGGATATCCGGGATGATGAGCTGGGAAGGATCGGTAATGCGCTCAACACAATGGCAGCCGCGCTCGAAAGTACATTCCGCGATTTGAACGCTAAAAATTGGCTGCAAACAGGAACGCTGACCGTAAGCGAAGCGATACGTGGTGAGCGGGATCTGCAAAAACTGGCAGGCAATTTGATAACGGCCATCAACGAGTATTTGAATGCACCACTAGGAACGGTTTACATTATTGACAATGCGTCGAACTTTAAATTGATAGGTAGTTATGCCGCCAATAATGCCCCGCCTACTGTTATATCGGGCGAAGGACTGATCGGGCAGGCCATAAAAAGTAAAAAGACACTGATTGTTCATGATCTGCCCGAATCGTATTTGACCGTAAATTCTTCGTTAGGAAGTACGTCGCCCGCTTCCGTAATCATCGCTCCCTTAATATATGCCGATGTATGCATCGGCGCGATTGAAATAGGACTCTTACGAAAGCCTGACCCATTGGAAATAAGCTTTTTAGAGTCAAATCTGGATGCGTTGGCAATTGGCGTAAATTCGGCGCTGGATTACGTTAAACTTCAGAATTTTCTGGAAGAGACGCAGGCTCAGTCGGAAGAGCTTCAGGCTCAACACAATGAGCTTGAAAACGTCAACGCCGAACTGGAAGCTCAGGCACAAAAACTTCAGGCTTCTGAGGAAGAATTGCGGGTGCAGCAGGAAGAACTGCAACAGACCAATGCCGAACTGGAAGAAAGAAGTGTGTTGCTCGAGGAGAAAAACGAAGAAATTCAGAGAAAGGCCGAAGAACTGGAAATAAGCACGCGGTATAAGTCGGAGTTTCTGGCCAATATGTCGCATGAATTGCGTACACCACTCAATTCAATCTTATTACTGAGCCGATTATTGTCAGAAAACAATGAAGAAAACCTGACATTGGATCAGGTTGACTACGCAAAAGTTATTCAGTCTTCGGGAAATGGTTTGCTCGGATTAATCGATGAGATTCTGGATCTGTCGAAAATTGAGGCTGGCCAGATGAAGCTCGAATACCTCGACGTATCTGTTCAGGAAATAACCGATGAACTCCAGTCTTTATTCGGGCCGCTGGCCGACGAAAAACAGCTGGAATTTAAAGTCGACATAGCCCCGAACGTACCAACGGTTATTGAAACCGACAAGATGCGGGTCGGGCAAATACTTAAAAACCTGATCTCCAATGCCCTTAAATTTACCTCAAAAGGGTCCGTTACGCTTACTATAAAAAGATCTCCACTGACCGATGCGTCATTGCTGCTGGAAGTTAAAGACACCGGGATTGGCATACCGCCCGAAAAGCAGCAACTGATTTTTGAAGCGTTCCAGCAGGCCGACGGGTCAACTAAACGGAAATATGGCGGAACAGGTCTCGGCCTGTCTATCAGTCGTGAACTGGCGAAACTATTGGGGGGCGAAATTACGCTGACCAGTAAGGTGAATGAGGGAAGTACCTTTACGGTGCAATTGCCACTAGCAAACGTACACGGCGCCGTATCAACCGAACCCACCTATGTAAGCAGAAGCCCGGAACCAGCTCCAATTCCGGCAATAGAGGCAGAAGAACCTGAAGCGGTTAATAAATTTATCAGTACGGTCATTCCTGAGTCGATTCCTGACGACCGAAATGCGATTACCGCTACTGATAAAACAATCCTGATTATTGAGGACGACACCAACTTCGCCAAATCATTACTGGACTACTCGCGTAAGAAAGGGTATAAAGTCATCGTGGCAGTGCGGGGCGACGAAGGGCTAAGGCTGGCCAGTATCTACAAACCACTGGGTATTCTGCTCGACATTCAGTTGCCGATCATGAGTGGCTGGCAGGTTATGGACGCTTTAAAAGCTGATCCGCAAACCCGACATATTCCGGTGCACATTATGTCGTCGCACAAGCTGAAGAAAGAGAGCCTGTTGAAAGGTGCTATTGATTTTGTTGATAAGCCAGTGGCCTTCGAACAAATGCAGGAGGTCTTTAAAAAAATTGAGTATGTTTTGAACCGCACGGCTAAAAAAGTGCTGATTATTGAAGATAATCCGAAGCATGCCAAAGCATTGGCGTATTTTCTGGAAACATTTAACATTAATTCCGAGCTGAAAAGCAATATAAGCGAAGGAGTAGAAGCCTTAAAGCGGGAAGAAATAGAATGTGTTATTCTGGATATGGGAATTCCGGATAAAAAGTCATACGATACCCTCGAAGAAGTCAAGAAGAACCCAGGTCTTGAAAATCTGCCAATTATCATCTTCACCGGGAAAAGTTTATCAATGGCTGAAGAATTAAAAATTAAAAAATATGCAGATTCTATTATCGTAAAAACGGCTCATTCATACCAGCGTATGCTAGACGAAGTTTCACTTTTTCTGCATCTGGTCGATGAAAATAAAAAATCATCAGGCACGCAAACGAATAAAAAGAAACTGGGTGCTTTAAGTCAGATATTGACGAATAAAACGGTACTGATTGCTGATGATGATGTCCGAAATATATTCTCACTATCGAAGGCGCTGGAAAATTATAAGATGAACGTCATTACAGCGCTTGATGGGAAAGAAGCACTCCTGAAATTACAGGAAAATCCAACTATAAATTTAGTCTTGCTGGATATGATGATGCCGCAAATGGATGGCTATGAAACAGCTAAAAAAATACGTGAGCATTATCAATGGAAATCGCTGCCTATAATTGCGGTAACGGCCAAAGCAATGACTGGTGATCGGGAGCGATGCATTCAGGCTGGCGCATCAGATTATATTACGAAACCAGTTGATATCGATCAATTGATGTCTTTATTACGCGTCTGGCTTTATGAGCGGTCTTAA
- a CDS encoding response regulator, with product MVKKRVLIIDDDARNIFALTATLKAKSFDCIACNSAQEALDLLKTDETLDVILIDMMMPEMDGYEAIPRIKNIEKRRHTPIIAVTAQAMVGDREKCLQAGATDYIAKPVDVDRLLQLLLRV from the coding sequence ATGGTTAAAAAACGTGTATTAATCATTGATGATGATGCAAGAAATATTTTTGCATTGACTGCTACACTAAAAGCAAAATCATTTGATTGCATAGCCTGCAATAGCGCGCAGGAAGCGCTCGATTTATTAAAGACTGATGAAACTTTAGATGTCATTCTGATCGATATGATGATGCCCGAAATGGATGGCTACGAAGCAATTCCCCGCATTAAAAATATTGAAAAGCGACGTCATACGCCCATCATTGCGGTTACTGCGCAGGCAATGGTGGGTGATCGGGAGAAGTGTTTACAGGCCGGAGCAACCGATTACATCGCTAAGCCTGTCGATGTGGATAGATTATTGCAACTATTACTACGTGTTTAA
- a CDS encoding CheR family methyltransferase — translation MIEEAEVDILVNDLYELYGYDFSNYSRASLKRRIIRLCTLDKFPSFAEFRHRVRSDADYLKRFVEEITVTVTEMFRDPLFYKCLRAEVLTTLAAKPFIRIWHAGCSTGEEVFSMAILLKEAKLLHKSLIYATDLNPAALEKARNGIFPLAHMKQYSENYIESGGINDFSAYYTAQYGQVKFDEKLSEKMIFSIHNLVSDRSFNEFDLILCRNVLIYFDKPLQDRVFDLFDESLAQLGYLALGSKETLKFSMVKLKYKQLGKEKIWRKIG, via the coding sequence ATGATAGAAGAGGCCGAAGTTGACATATTAGTGAATGATCTGTATGAATTATATGGATATGACTTTTCCAATTATTCCAGAGCATCGCTGAAGAGACGAATAATCCGGCTTTGTACGCTGGATAAATTTCCAAGCTTTGCCGAGTTCAGACATCGTGTGCGATCCGATGCGGATTATCTGAAACGGTTTGTGGAAGAAATTACCGTGACTGTTACCGAGATGTTTCGCGATCCTCTGTTCTATAAATGCCTTAGAGCAGAAGTATTAACTACATTGGCTGCCAAACCATTTATTCGCATATGGCATGCAGGCTGTTCGACAGGCGAAGAAGTTTTTTCAATGGCTATTTTGCTAAAAGAAGCTAAGCTTCTGCATAAATCATTGATCTATGCTACTGATTTAAATCCGGCGGCACTCGAAAAAGCAAGAAATGGCATTTTCCCGCTGGCTCACATGAAACAGTATTCAGAAAATTATATAGAATCTGGTGGGATAAATGATTTCTCAGCTTACTATACGGCCCAATATGGTCAGGTGAAATTTGATGAGAAATTATCAGAAAAAATGATTTTCTCAATCCATAATTTAGTCTCTGATCGATCATTCAATGAATTTGATTTAATCCTTTGCCGAAACGTATTAATCTATTTTGATAAGCCTTTGCAGGATCGTGTATTTGATTTGTTTGATGAGAGTTTAGCCCAGCTTGGCTATCTGGCGCTAGGCTCAAAGGAAACACTAAAATTTTCGATGGTTAAATTAAAATATAAGCAATTAGGTAAGGAAAAAATATGGCGGAAAATAGGTTAA
- a CDS encoding chemotaxis protein CheB has product MAENRLNNPVKAVVIGGSAGSLDVLLKLLPALQPIVSFTAIIVLHRKNSGDSTLEDLLAGRTTIPVREIEDKDTLRPDIIYVAPADYHLLIEKNLTFSLDDSEKVNYSRPSLDVTFESAADVYGDSLVGILLSGANSDGTNGLMAIKKAGGITIAQKPETAQSAFMPQQAIFNVPIDFILDIPELISFINSLNK; this is encoded by the coding sequence ATGGCGGAAAATAGGTTAAATAATCCTGTTAAAGCTGTTGTCATTGGCGGTTCTGCCGGTAGCCTTGATGTTTTATTAAAGCTATTGCCAGCCTTACAACCTATTGTATCATTTACGGCAATAATTGTATTGCATCGCAAAAATTCCGGTGATTCTACCTTAGAGGATTTACTGGCAGGTAGAACAACTATTCCTGTTCGGGAGATAGAAGATAAAGACACGCTTAGGCCGGATATTATTTATGTGGCACCTGCAGACTATCATCTCTTAATCGAAAAAAATCTGACGTTTTCGCTGGATGATTCAGAAAAAGTAAACTACAGTCGACCTTCGCTGGATGTAACGTTTGAGTCGGCTGCCGATGTATACGGTGATTCTTTGGTTGGCATTTTATTGTCGGGGGCCAATTCCGATGGCACCAATGGCCTTATGGCCATCAAAAAAGCAGGTGGGATCACGATTGCTCAGAAACCCGAAACAGCACAGTCTGCCTTTATGCCTCAGCAGGCCATTTTTAATGTTCCCATTGATTTTATTCTGGACATACCTGAATTGATTTCTTTTATCAATTCATTAAATAAGTAA